From Spirosoma aerolatum, one genomic window encodes:
- a CDS encoding dicarboxylate/amino acid:cation symporter, with translation MKLPNLTTRIFLGMVLGIAIGYFFPDTGSGFSGTDLNILSKIFLRLIKMIIGPLVFSTLVVGIAKLGDFGVVGRIGLKTLAYFYFATILSLVVGLLVVNIMKPGEVMDLQLPAKGTDVGLEVKKLTFTNFIEHIFPTSFIEALANNEILQIVVFSIFFGVAVGSVGAYGKIMIKALDALSHIMFKITGYVMSFAPFGVLGAIAAVVAKQGLGILAGYAYLILCFFGGLLFFIFVVLSLICLAARIPYFSLLKEVRSAIILSFSTASSEASFPQTIEALRRFGCSERIISFVLPLGYSFNLDGSMLYMTFATAFIAQAYGIPLSLGQQITMMLTLMITSKGIAGVPRASLVIIAGTLSQFNLPLEGLGLLLGIDQVLDMGRSATSVAGNAVATCVVSKWEGEFRTQPVESDEVTV, from the coding sequence ATGAAACTCCCAAATCTGACAACACGAATTTTTCTGGGCATGGTGCTCGGGATTGCCATTGGGTATTTTTTCCCGGATACCGGCTCGGGTTTTTCGGGAACCGACCTGAACATCCTGTCCAAGATTTTTCTTCGGCTCATTAAAATGATCATTGGGCCACTGGTTTTTTCAACGCTGGTGGTCGGCATAGCCAAGCTGGGAGATTTTGGTGTTGTGGGACGAATCGGGTTAAAAACGCTGGCTTATTTTTACTTTGCAACAATCCTGTCGCTGGTGGTAGGGCTGCTGGTCGTAAACATCATGAAACCAGGTGAAGTGATGGATTTGCAATTGCCAGCCAAGGGCACAGATGTGGGTCTGGAAGTCAAAAAACTTACATTCACTAATTTCATTGAGCACATTTTCCCAACGAGTTTTATTGAAGCGCTGGCCAATAACGAGATCCTTCAAATTGTTGTATTCAGTATCTTTTTTGGCGTAGCTGTAGGATCCGTCGGAGCGTATGGTAAAATAATGATCAAAGCTCTTGACGCGCTTTCGCATATCATGTTCAAGATTACGGGTTATGTCATGTCGTTTGCGCCTTTCGGGGTACTGGGGGCCATTGCGGCTGTAGTAGCCAAGCAGGGACTGGGTATTCTGGCCGGATATGCTTATCTCATCCTGTGCTTCTTTGGTGGGTTGTTGTTTTTTATTTTTGTGGTGCTGTCGCTTATTTGCCTCGCAGCCCGAATCCCCTATTTTTCCCTGCTGAAAGAAGTCCGTTCAGCTATTATCCTCTCGTTTAGTACGGCAAGTTCAGAAGCGTCGTTTCCGCAAACGATCGAGGCCCTACGTCGGTTTGGGTGTTCAGAACGCATTATCTCGTTTGTTTTGCCGCTGGGCTACTCGTTCAATCTGGATGGGTCGATGCTGTATATGACATTTGCTACGGCCTTTATCGCCCAGGCTTACGGTATTCCTCTGTCGTTGGGGCAACAAATCACAATGATGCTCACGCTGATGATTACGTCTAAAGGTATTGCAGGCGTGCCACGGGCTTCGTTAGTGATTATAGCCGGAACGCTTTCGCAGTTTAACCTCCCCCTTGAAGGGCTGGGGCTGTTGTTAGGGATTGATCAGGTACTGGATATGGGCCGATCAGCAACCAGCGTGGCGGGTAACGCGGTAGCTACCTGTGTAGTCTCGAAATGGGAGGGCGAATTCAGGACGCAGCCTGTTGAATCTGACGAGGTTACCGTTTGA
- a CDS encoding hybrid sensor histidine kinase/response regulator transcription factor has product MRQLTRRLVCWIVIGLLSFSGHLQASPPEPEYLTVRNGLPQGFVNSIIQDKRGFIWLATRDGLCRYDGIRFRIYTHDPQRAQSLSFSSIYEIREDVLGKLWIRTENNHIDRFDPVTERSNRISNSRAFQQALGRDQLIGIQPDRVGNVWVATRTNGFFRLNANGSISHRHWAVKGDSVQALIHAILVDRQNQPWLATHDGLFRYDLSLQQLIAFRTDQGLPQNEVYRLHQRRNGELMLGFPGSVAFFNPANKQVRQVINLTNEPGLPLFATDQQGVDYINQNRYTDQTGLVSLLEDASAESPKLGRFTPLTSLVDRSNVLWIGLNGDGVIKYDLNKRPFQTWPYRVNFQTDWLTQQANIPASVIPEAIRQQSPSGIRYQFDGRRTLWISSLQTPPYRYDASRQSFVSVQPTGIETRWLPNGNFRLAALATGAQGELWGLLGPINQAVVRYNADLQTFTAFPLPLPANHPYTITSMVVDGGRIYLATENHGLLRADLPSKRLIHWQSVASNPHALPGNSLLCLAQDPLQYNYLWIGTFGEGLCRLNKMTGYIERFPIGKALSTNVIYAIRTDNKGHLWLSTNRGLCRFDTRTHDVRTYMADDGLPSEEFKQFYDVTLPDGRLIFGGVGGYTTFDPNRISEDAVKPTVVLTAFRISNQLVTANTPDSPIDKDINEIQEIVLSNHQNFLSIDFAALEYNQPHKNQYRYKLIGLDKDWIYSGNITTATYTNLTPKAYTFIVNASNTSGVWSPHTHTLHIVIEPPLWATWWAYTLYALLLIGALLLFIRIRIGRLHQKNQMQLREQESIQLKHLDEVKSRFFANITHELRTPLTLILTPLEQVLTDTADSPYFNRLALIYRNANRLLRLINELLDLAKLDAGNLTITPSPGDLPEFIKRIVAVFTDEAQRKNIQLNLTHQFTQPYYWFDPDKIEKILTNLLSNAFKFTNDNGTITIQITVEPLDPALSNSANTDLIRLSVHNTGTPIAPEKLPHIFDRFYQANPLAEGAVGGSGIGLALVKELVEIMQGTLSVKSKPEEGTTFTISLHCRQARAELVVDQPAKSELVSPPTTSEQPSTSLETTDERVFRLLLVEDNDELAEYIVSTLNPEWRVKRVNNGRAGVNAAIAEGPDMIISDVLMPEVDGYELCRQLKSNPVTSHIPILLLTAKASVESRVEGLSAGADDYLAKPFQVAEFQARVRNRLEHQQRMRQHFRTQLLRQGNLPITSQDPQDEFMNRIYGILEERLDDSTFGVEPLATAIGMSRMHLNRKVKAMTGLSPNELIRMVRLKRAAELLLTGVSVSEVADRVGFDTPAYFSKVFKDQYHVTPSEYVDQNRHEVA; this is encoded by the coding sequence ATGCGTCAACTCACTCGGAGGTTAGTTTGTTGGATAGTTATTGGTCTGCTTAGTTTTTCCGGCCATTTGCAGGCTAGCCCACCTGAGCCAGAGTACCTGACTGTGCGCAATGGCCTACCTCAGGGATTCGTCAACTCGATTATTCAGGATAAACGGGGATTTATCTGGTTAGCCACCCGCGACGGTCTTTGCCGGTACGATGGTATTCGTTTTCGGATTTACACACATGATCCACAACGGGCACAGTCGCTTTCGTTTAGCAGTATTTATGAAATTCGGGAAGATGTACTCGGGAAACTCTGGATTCGTACCGAAAACAACCATATAGACCGTTTTGACCCTGTTACTGAACGTTCCAACCGAATTTCCAACTCGCGGGCCTTTCAGCAGGCTTTAGGTCGCGATCAACTAATAGGTATTCAGCCCGATCGTGTCGGTAACGTTTGGGTTGCCACCCGAACAAATGGTTTTTTTCGGCTCAATGCCAATGGGTCTATTTCGCACCGACATTGGGCCGTGAAAGGCGACTCCGTTCAGGCACTAATACATGCTATCCTGGTTGATCGTCAAAATCAGCCTTGGCTGGCTACTCATGACGGGCTTTTTCGATACGATCTGAGTTTACAGCAGTTAATCGCCTTTCGCACCGATCAGGGGCTTCCTCAAAACGAAGTATATCGACTCCACCAGCGACGCAATGGGGAATTGATGCTGGGGTTTCCAGGAAGCGTTGCGTTTTTCAATCCTGCCAATAAACAAGTCAGGCAAGTAATCAATTTGACCAATGAACCGGGGTTACCTCTCTTCGCAACGGATCAGCAGGGCGTTGATTATATTAATCAAAACCGCTATACCGATCAAACAGGGCTGGTTTCGCTGCTCGAAGATGCTTCGGCCGAATCCCCTAAGTTGGGCCGATTCACACCCTTAACTAGTTTGGTTGATCGTTCCAACGTACTCTGGATTGGGCTCAATGGCGATGGGGTGATCAAATATGATCTGAACAAGCGCCCTTTTCAAACCTGGCCCTATCGGGTTAATTTTCAGACAGATTGGCTCACTCAACAGGCCAATATACCAGCCAGTGTAATTCCAGAGGCCATACGCCAGCAATCACCTTCGGGAATACGTTATCAATTCGACGGGCGTCGAACACTTTGGATCAGTAGTTTGCAAACGCCCCCCTACCGATACGATGCGTCTCGTCAATCGTTTGTATCCGTACAGCCTACCGGTATCGAAACGCGCTGGCTACCCAATGGCAATTTTCGGCTGGCTGCATTGGCAACCGGGGCCCAGGGCGAACTTTGGGGTTTACTTGGTCCCATCAATCAGGCGGTGGTTCGATACAACGCCGACCTCCAAACGTTTACAGCCTTTCCACTCCCACTCCCAGCCAATCATCCTTATACCATTACAAGTATGGTTGTGGATGGTGGTCGTATCTATTTGGCAACCGAAAATCATGGACTCCTCCGGGCTGATCTGCCTAGTAAACGGCTCATTCATTGGCAAAGCGTAGCCAGTAACCCTCACGCACTACCCGGTAACTCATTACTCTGCCTGGCCCAGGATCCTCTACAGTATAACTATTTATGGATTGGTACATTTGGTGAGGGTCTTTGCCGACTCAACAAAATGACGGGTTATATTGAGCGATTTCCGATCGGTAAAGCTCTGTCGACCAACGTAATATATGCCATTCGTACCGACAATAAAGGTCATCTTTGGCTAAGTACGAATCGTGGTCTTTGCCGGTTCGATACACGAACACACGACGTACGAACGTATATGGCCGATGACGGGTTGCCCAGTGAAGAATTCAAACAATTTTACGACGTAACCTTACCCGATGGACGGCTCATTTTTGGTGGTGTGGGTGGGTACACGACTTTCGATCCGAACCGAATCAGTGAAGATGCTGTCAAACCAACCGTTGTACTAACAGCTTTCCGGATCAGCAATCAACTCGTAACGGCCAATACGCCAGACTCGCCCATCGATAAAGACATTAATGAAATCCAGGAAATCGTTCTATCCAACCATCAGAACTTTTTATCAATCGATTTTGCAGCCCTTGAATATAATCAACCCCACAAGAATCAATACCGGTATAAACTAATCGGACTGGACAAGGACTGGATTTATAGCGGGAACATTACAACGGCAACGTACACCAATCTGACCCCCAAAGCATATACGTTTATTGTCAATGCCTCCAACACATCGGGGGTCTGGAGCCCCCATACGCATACGTTGCACATTGTTATTGAGCCACCGCTTTGGGCCACCTGGTGGGCGTATACACTATACGCCCTGCTGCTGATAGGTGCCCTGCTGTTATTTATCCGAATCCGTATCGGGCGACTACATCAGAAGAATCAGATGCAGCTTCGTGAGCAGGAATCCATTCAGCTCAAACATCTCGACGAAGTCAAATCACGTTTTTTTGCCAACATCACCCATGAGCTTCGCACTCCACTAACTTTAATTCTAACACCGTTAGAACAGGTATTAACCGATACCGCCGACTCGCCCTATTTCAATCGGCTTGCTCTTATCTACCGGAATGCCAATCGGTTACTACGGTTGATCAATGAATTACTCGACCTGGCCAAACTCGATGCCGGTAACCTGACAATTACGCCTAGCCCCGGCGATCTGCCTGAGTTTATTAAGCGAATTGTAGCTGTTTTTACGGATGAAGCCCAGCGTAAGAATATACAGTTGAACCTAACCCATCAGTTTACACAACCTTATTATTGGTTCGATCCAGATAAGATCGAGAAAATTCTGACCAATCTGCTGTCGAACGCCTTTAAGTTTACCAACGACAACGGCACCATAACGATTCAAATTACGGTTGAACCGCTAGACCCGGCCCTATCCAACTCAGCCAATACAGACCTGATTCGTTTGTCGGTACATAATACAGGTACACCGATTGCCCCTGAAAAACTGCCGCACATCTTTGATCGCTTTTATCAGGCCAACCCCCTAGCAGAAGGCGCCGTTGGCGGATCGGGCATTGGCCTGGCTCTGGTCAAAGAGTTAGTTGAAATCATGCAGGGAACGCTGTCGGTTAAAAGCAAGCCTGAAGAAGGGACAACCTTTACCATTTCCCTCCACTGTCGACAAGCCCGGGCCGAACTTGTAGTTGACCAACCTGCCAAATCCGAACTCGTTTCGCCACCAACAACCTCAGAGCAACCTTCGACTAGTCTGGAAACTACTGATGAGAGAGTATTCCGTCTATTACTAGTGGAGGATAATGATGAGCTGGCCGAATACATTGTGTCTACACTCAATCCAGAATGGCGCGTGAAACGAGTCAATAATGGACGGGCAGGTGTTAATGCAGCTATTGCCGAAGGGCCCGACATGATCATTAGCGATGTGCTGATGCCCGAAGTGGATGGCTATGAACTTTGTCGACAACTGAAAAGTAATCCTGTAACCAGTCATATTCCTATTCTTCTTCTAACGGCCAAGGCCTCAGTGGAAAGCCGTGTAGAAGGATTATCGGCCGGAGCCGACGATTATCTGGCCAAACCATTCCAGGTAGCCGAATTTCAGGCAAGAGTACGTAATCGGCTGGAACACCAGCAACGGATGCGCCAGCATTTTCGTACGCAACTTTTACGACAGGGCAACCTCCCAATTACCAGCCAGGACCCACAGGATGAGTTTATGAATCGGATTTATGGAATTCTGGAAGAGCGGCTCGACGACTCAACGTTTGGCGTAGAACCCTTAGCAACAGCCATAGGGATGAGCCGGATGCACCTGAACCGAAAAGTAAAAGCAATGACTGGTCTTAGCCCCAATGAGCTGATCCGAATGGTACGACTAAAGCGTGCGGCCGAATTACTCCTGACTGGCGTATCTGTGTCTGAAGTAGCCGACCGAGTAGGCTTCGATACGCCTGCTTACTTCTCTAAAGTTTTTAAAGATCAGTACCACGTAACCCCTTCTGAGTACGTCGACCAGAACCGTCATGAGGTAGCCTGA
- a CDS encoding chromate transporter, protein MAQPAVLEAELAPYFTTKAPFQFPINFREGFVKFWPIVTLVLLILAAPGILLFLGIGTALMPATFMGGVSVGFAYSVSMILSIIGLVLSILALPGLFNRKRSGWVYSYYAQLISVVTSIFSFSIVGVLIGLLFLMLLFQVREYYN, encoded by the coding sequence ATGGCTCAACCTGCCGTACTCGAAGCTGAATTAGCTCCTTATTTTACAACCAAAGCCCCTTTTCAATTCCCTATAAATTTTCGGGAAGGGTTTGTTAAATTCTGGCCAATCGTCACACTGGTCTTATTAATTCTGGCGGCTCCTGGGATTCTACTATTTTTAGGAATCGGAACCGCTTTAATGCCTGCCACTTTTATGGGCGGTGTAAGCGTTGGGTTTGCTTACAGTGTTTCTATGATTTTATCCATAATTGGCTTAGTATTAAGCATTTTAGCACTTCCTGGATTGTTCAACCGGAAACGGTCAGGTTGGGTGTACAGCTACTACGCCCAGTTAATCAGTGTTGTAACCAGTATTTTTTCCTTCAGTATTGTGGGCGTTTTAATAGGCTTGCTGTTTCTGATGTTATTATTCCAGGTCAGAGAGTATTACAATTGA
- a CDS encoding RNA polymerase sigma factor codes for MDLQAFKQRILPVQGRLFRLAQLFLRNREEAEDALQDVLLRLWTNRQQLETYTSIEALAVQMTKNLCLDKLKAHSRRNYADEATLLGIQTTDASPYRQVEVADSAELMRALIDELPEQQKLILHLRDVEEYSFEEIEQVTGVSINNIRVILSRARQRLRQNYLKVNDYEAGH; via the coding sequence ATGGATCTACAAGCCTTTAAACAACGCATCTTGCCCGTTCAGGGACGCCTTTTCCGATTGGCGCAGTTGTTTCTTCGCAATCGTGAAGAAGCCGAAGATGCCTTACAGGATGTGCTGCTACGATTGTGGACCAATCGACAACAATTAGAGACCTACACCAGCATCGAAGCACTTGCCGTACAGATGACGAAGAATTTGTGTCTGGACAAACTAAAAGCCCATTCCAGGCGCAACTATGCCGATGAGGCTACATTACTAGGCATTCAGACCACTGATGCTTCGCCCTATCGACAGGTCGAAGTAGCCGATAGTGCCGAGCTTATGCGAGCCCTCATCGACGAGTTGCCTGAACAGCAGAAACTCATTCTCCACCTGCGTGATGTGGAAGAATATTCATTCGAAGAAATCGAACAGGTAACGGGCGTCAGTATTAATAATATACGTGTGATTTTGTCGAGAGCCCGTCAACGACTTCGGCAGAACTACCTAAAAGTCAATGATTATGAAGCCGGACATTGA
- a CDS encoding HEAT repeat domain-containing protein codes for MKPDIEKLLDKYYEGDTTLQEEKLLRQFFQEESIPAHLQSHADQFRYFANVRNQHPSFAFTSKLAAKLMATEPSRGFSFTTWVRRLAASVSLIILGFAGGIIYNHWRAASPESVASAEETSSALAMKQVLTFEHLPKTSASERIQAVNQSYELKQIDQDITQLLINTLNFDANVNVRLAACQALSHFANEPGVREALIQSLKIQTDPNLQISLIDTLVAIKEKRAVDEMQRLAQNQQVLDAVRQKAEEGINHLVQGRDSPS; via the coding sequence ATGAAGCCGGACATTGAAAAATTACTGGATAAATATTACGAGGGTGATACAACGCTTCAGGAAGAAAAGCTACTGCGGCAGTTTTTTCAGGAAGAATCGATACCTGCTCATTTGCAAAGTCATGCTGACCAATTTCGGTATTTCGCCAATGTCCGCAATCAACATCCATCATTCGCCTTTACGAGCAAGTTAGCGGCCAAACTTATGGCAACTGAGCCGAGCCGGGGTTTTAGCTTTACTACCTGGGTTCGACGCTTAGCAGCCAGCGTGTCGCTAATCATTCTGGGATTTGCAGGAGGAATCATTTACAACCACTGGCGAGCAGCTTCGCCCGAAAGCGTTGCCTCGGCAGAGGAAACCTCTTCTGCTTTAGCTATGAAACAGGTGCTCACGTTTGAGCATTTGCCTAAAACCTCAGCCAGCGAGCGTATCCAGGCAGTCAATCAGAGCTATGAGCTAAAGCAGATCGATCAGGATATTACCCAATTACTCATCAACACCCTGAATTTTGACGCTAATGTAAACGTACGACTAGCTGCCTGTCAGGCCCTTAGCCACTTCGCTAATGAGCCGGGTGTGCGCGAAGCACTAATCCAATCACTGAAAATTCAGACAGATCCTAATCTGCAAATCAGCCTGATTGACACGCTGGTCGCCATTAAGGAAAAACGAGCTGTCGATGAAATGCAGCGGCTGGCTCAAAATCAACAAGTACTGGATGCCGTCCGCCAAAAAGCAGAAGAAGGCATTAACCACCTGGTCCAGGGCAGGGATTCTCCTTCCTGA
- a CDS encoding ABC transporter ATP-binding protein: MTNILETHHIIKQYAEHRALDDVSLSVPKGCIFGLLGPNGAGKTSLIRIINQITAPDSGEIILDGERLKPDHIKRIGYLPEERGLYKKMKVGEQLLYLAQLKGLTEKQAMEMLKVWFVKFDIKTWWNKQIQDLSKGMQQKVQFVATVLHEPDLIILDEPFSGFDPINANLIKDEILELREKGKTIIFSTHRMESVEELCDYIALINRSHKILDGSKRAIKEQFKTHTYHIEYQGVLTSLPTAFEVLRNQPLEDDFQRADIKIPPDASVNDLIRHLIDTVALRSFGENIPSMNDIFIQTVGENND, encoded by the coding sequence GTGACTAATATTCTCGAAACCCATCACATCATCAAACAATATGCCGAACACCGGGCGCTGGATGACGTGAGCTTGTCCGTCCCTAAAGGGTGTATTTTTGGCCTGCTAGGCCCCAATGGCGCTGGAAAAACCTCCCTGATTCGTATCATCAACCAGATCACAGCTCCTGACTCAGGTGAGATAATTCTGGATGGTGAGCGGCTTAAGCCAGACCATATCAAACGCATCGGTTACTTGCCCGAAGAACGGGGCTTGTACAAGAAAATGAAGGTTGGCGAACAACTGCTTTACCTGGCACAGCTTAAAGGCCTGACTGAAAAACAGGCTATGGAAATGCTGAAAGTGTGGTTTGTCAAGTTCGACATCAAGACCTGGTGGAATAAGCAGATTCAGGACCTTTCGAAAGGGATGCAACAGAAAGTTCAGTTTGTGGCAACGGTCTTGCATGAGCCTGACCTGATCATCCTTGACGAACCCTTTTCTGGCTTCGACCCAATCAACGCTAACCTGATCAAAGACGAGATTCTGGAACTACGCGAGAAAGGGAAGACCATTATTTTCTCGACCCACCGGATGGAATCTGTAGAAGAGTTATGTGATTACATTGCGTTGATCAACCGATCACACAAAATCCTGGATGGTTCGAAACGGGCGATCAAAGAGCAGTTTAAAACGCACACCTATCACATTGAATACCAGGGGGTGTTAACAAGTCTACCGACGGCTTTTGAGGTTTTGAGAAACCAGCCTTTGGAGGACGATTTCCAGCGGGCCGATATTAAGATCCCACCCGATGCTTCGGTAAATGACCTGATTCGGCACCTGATCGACACGGTTGCTCTTCGATCTTTTGGCGAAAATATTCCCAGCATGAACGATATCTTCATCCAAACCGTAGGCGAAAACAATGATTGA
- a CDS encoding SRPBCC family protein, producing the protein MRFVLKTEVNQPLPKVWEGFNRALFEQLTPAFPPVKVVRFDGCLQRDLVHLQLNFFLFRQDWISRIIDQKTSDEEIFFVDKGIRLPFFLTYWEHHHRLQRLPSEPENRKQTVIIDDITFRTPFKLTDYLLYVVLKGQFACRKPVYRRVFNRIY; encoded by the coding sequence ATGCGCTTTGTCCTTAAAACCGAGGTAAATCAGCCGTTGCCCAAGGTTTGGGAAGGCTTCAATCGAGCGCTGTTTGAACAGCTGACCCCTGCATTTCCACCGGTGAAAGTGGTCCGTTTCGATGGCTGCTTACAGAGGGATCTGGTTCATTTACAATTAAACTTTTTCTTGTTTCGCCAGGATTGGATCAGTCGTATCATCGATCAAAAAACCAGCGACGAAGAAATCTTTTTCGTTGACAAAGGCATTCGTCTTCCTTTCTTTCTGACGTACTGGGAGCACCATCATCGCCTTCAACGATTACCCTCTGAGCCCGAAAATCGTAAGCAGACGGTCATTATTGATGATATTACATTTCGTACGCCATTCAAGTTGACCGATTACCTTCTCTATGTTGTGTTGAAGGGGCAATTTGCGTGCCGAAAACCAGTTTATCGACGTGTTTTTAACCGAATTTATTGA
- a CDS encoding ABC transporter permease: MHTIFLIIKREYLVRVRKRSFIVMTILGPVLIFGFYAIIGWAAISSINQKKVAVVDESGRFVNKFKADNETVFSYPKQSLTDAKKSFVKQGYDALVFIPKDVIDYPKTVQIFAEKSVSLALQSNIERAIGKEIETIKLEQAGITQKVIEDAKVNVDAQTISLSDSGEKSSNGIATTIISGFCALLIYISVLIYGTQVMRGVMEEKTNRIVEVIISSVKPFQLMLGKIIGVALVGLTQFLLWIALTAGLITVGSSLLGQKEAAKSAMSSRMNGMPGQQEVQQKMAKDKNPVANIMKAVETLNIPLIISCFLFYFLGGYLLYSALFGAIGAAVDSETETQQFMFPIMMPIIAAIAFAQIAVRDPDGPLAFWTSIIPFTSPVVMMVRVPFGVPVWQLMLSMGLLVLGFLGTTWIAARIYRVGILMYGKKVSFRELSKWVFYKG; the protein is encoded by the coding sequence ATGCATACAATTTTCCTAATTATTAAACGCGAATACCTGGTACGGGTGCGCAAACGGTCGTTTATCGTTATGACGATATTAGGCCCCGTTCTGATTTTCGGCTTCTATGCTATTATTGGCTGGGCCGCTATCAGCTCCATTAACCAGAAGAAGGTCGCCGTCGTCGATGAGAGTGGGCGGTTTGTCAACAAGTTTAAGGCCGATAATGAAACGGTGTTTTCGTATCCGAAGCAATCGCTGACCGATGCGAAAAAATCATTTGTGAAGCAGGGATACGATGCGCTCGTCTTTATACCGAAAGATGTGATTGACTATCCTAAAACGGTACAGATTTTTGCCGAAAAGAGCGTAAGTCTGGCTTTGCAGAGTAACATCGAACGGGCTATCGGTAAAGAGATTGAGACGATTAAGCTGGAGCAGGCTGGTATAACGCAAAAAGTGATTGAAGATGCCAAAGTAAACGTCGATGCGCAGACGATCAGCCTGAGTGATTCGGGCGAAAAAAGCAGCAATGGCATCGCTACAACCATCATCAGTGGGTTTTGTGCCTTACTCATCTATATTTCAGTGCTTATCTACGGTACGCAGGTGATGCGGGGGGTAATGGAAGAGAAAACTAACCGGATTGTTGAAGTTATTATCTCGTCGGTAAAGCCGTTCCAGTTGATGTTGGGTAAAATAATTGGTGTTGCTCTGGTAGGATTGACCCAGTTTCTGCTCTGGATTGCCCTGACTGCCGGTTTAATCACTGTTGGTTCCAGCCTGTTGGGCCAGAAGGAAGCTGCAAAATCGGCTATGTCGTCTCGGATGAATGGTATGCCGGGCCAGCAGGAAGTTCAGCAGAAGATGGCAAAAGATAAGAACCCAGTTGCCAACATCATGAAGGCTGTTGAAACACTCAATATACCTTTGATTATCAGTTGTTTTCTGTTTTATTTTCTAGGAGGGTATCTGCTTTATAGCGCTTTATTCGGGGCCATTGGCGCTGCCGTCGATAGTGAGACAGAGACGCAGCAGTTCATGTTTCCAATCATGATGCCTATCATTGCGGCTATTGCCTTTGCTCAGATTGCCGTTCGTGACCCCGATGGGCCGCTTGCCTTTTGGACATCCATCATTCCCTTTACGTCGCCAGTAGTTATGATGGTGCGGGTGCCTTTCGGGGTACCAGTTTGGCAATTGATGCTGTCGATGGGGCTGTTGGTGCTGGGATTCTTGGGTACAACCTGGATAGCTGCCCGAATCTACCGCGTCGGTATCCTGATGTACGGAAAAAAAGTTTCCTTCCGCGAACTATCGAAATGGGTGTTCTATAAAGGATAA
- a CDS encoding LytR/AlgR family response regulator transcription factor codes for MEWPPLKLYLRETGRQLFSVSDLVYLQAVANYSWLNWADGRRMLMPRTLKYYSPQLPAELFIRLHRNCVVNRQFVERLERTETGGLVHLTTGEVLPVSRRRWSLVRRQLTNQRSYVN; via the coding sequence ATGGAATGGCCCCCTCTCAAGCTTTACCTTCGGGAAACAGGTCGTCAGCTTTTTTCTGTATCAGATTTAGTCTACTTACAGGCCGTCGCTAACTATAGTTGGCTGAACTGGGCTGATGGTCGGCGAATGCTGATGCCCCGCACCCTAAAGTACTATTCTCCACAACTACCAGCTGAACTCTTCATTCGTCTACACCGTAACTGCGTTGTCAATCGCCAGTTCGTTGAACGATTGGAGCGAACCGAAACTGGTGGTCTGGTTCATTTAACCACGGGCGAAGTCCTACCCGTGTCACGTCGGCGCTGGAGCTTGGTTCGTCGGCAATTAACAAACCAGCGTTCGTATGTGAATTAA